The following is a genomic window from Verrucomicrobiia bacterium.
CTCTTTAAATGCCTCTTTCCAGAGTCCAATGGACTCTTCGTCCCGGGGCGCGTTGGCATTTCCAGGAAAGATCGTAATGTAGAGCCGGGCAGGATCAAGGCCTAAGCCCTCGCCCTCCGATGTAAGGAACTGGAAGCTCCAACGAATGGACTCGTGTTTGAAATAATCACCCAAAGACCAGTTCCCCAGCATTTCAAAAAATGTCAGGTGACGGTTGTCACCAACTTCATCAATATCCCCCGTGCGGAGGCACTTCTGGCTGCTGGCAAGCCGACGGCCTTGGGGATGA
Proteins encoded in this region:
- a CDS encoding alanine--tRNA ligase-related protein; protein product: MQSLNSAEIRRRFLAFFEGHGHAAIPSASLVPDNDPTVLFTTAGMHPLVPYLLGEPHPQGRRLASSQKCLRTGDIDEVGDNRHLTFFEMLGNWSLGDYFKHESIRWSFQFLTSEGEGLGLDPARLYITIFPGNANAPRDEESIGLWKEAFKE